In one Sphingobium sp. MI1205 genomic region, the following are encoded:
- the addB gene encoding double-strand break repair protein AddB → MGDRTRPALFNIPAHRAFSDALAAGIIAQHGGDAMALAQGMILLPTNRAIRAVSDAFVRRSGGGLLLPRLVAIGDPDLGEQAGGALDPLGEGDAIPPAITPMRRQMILARMVQQASGQPIDAAQAIKLGQALGAVLDQMQVERVAITALADLSLSDELSGHWQRSLDLFSILIRRWPEELARLGLIDLADRRNRLFDRLAARWGIEPPSGFVIAAGIATTAPAVASLLRRIATLPRGNVVFAGLDQEMGEDAWDAIGPFPADPITGRAPAGHETHPQYALKRLLDRMSATREDVALWRWGSEHDARAVRGRNISNAMLPPRLTSRWRDLKTADRSLGGVEALEVATPGEEAQAIAIALREAIETPGRTAALVTPDRQLATRVSAHLARWGIAADDSAGVPLSRLPPGTLLIALAEAVAERFAPVALLTLLKHPLVMRGEERLPWLEGVRGLDLLLRGPRPPAGLQGIDMLLAEREGEDRQRNLRAAVLQWWQTARTLLLPLEQILTSAPNFLTQLATIRDRAGALTGDAVWAGAQGRAAADLFAEMEQAVAEGPQQADIRSLPVLLDHLLGGVSVRPVQGGHPRIAILGLIEAQLVQADVMILGGLNEGTWPGLPSPDPWLAPRIRRELGLPGLESRIGRAAHDFASALGAPHVLITRAKRGASGPAVASRFWLRLKAMAGPQWKSADRYAALAHALDRPAVHKPSRRPAPVPPASVRPKLIPVTDVDRLKADPYAFYAKRILRLNRLDPIDADAGPAWRGTAVHEILQHWAEAGRDPADLEARARAMFDRPDVHPLLKALWQPRLIEAIRWIAAEVAADQAAGRTILAVESDGRADIAGVTLTGKADRIDRMPDGSLAIVDYKTGKPPSAKQVRAGYSLQLGLLGLIAEQGGFAAVDGDRRAGCFEYWSLAKKNDAFGYRDSPVDPMGKRDKIVTADFTSFVHARFEEVAAAYLTGQAPFDAQVNPEVASYGDYDQLMRLEEWYGRDDG, encoded by the coding sequence ATGGGTGATCGCACCCGGCCAGCCTTGTTCAACATTCCCGCGCATCGCGCTTTTTCCGATGCGTTGGCCGCCGGGATCATCGCCCAGCATGGTGGCGACGCCATGGCACTGGCGCAGGGGATGATCCTGCTGCCCACCAACCGCGCCATTCGCGCCGTTAGCGACGCCTTCGTCCGTCGGTCTGGCGGTGGGCTATTGCTGCCGCGGCTGGTGGCGATCGGCGATCCGGACCTTGGCGAACAGGCTGGCGGTGCGCTGGACCCGTTGGGCGAGGGGGACGCGATCCCGCCTGCGATTACACCAATGCGGCGGCAGATGATCCTGGCGCGGATGGTCCAACAGGCGTCCGGTCAACCGATCGACGCGGCGCAGGCGATCAAGCTCGGCCAAGCGCTAGGGGCGGTGCTGGACCAGATGCAGGTTGAGAGGGTGGCGATTACCGCGCTTGCCGATCTATCTCTTTCTGATGAGCTTTCCGGCCATTGGCAAAGGTCGCTCGACCTGTTCTCCATCCTCATTCGCCGCTGGCCAGAGGAACTGGCTCGGCTTGGCCTTATCGACCTCGCCGATCGCCGCAACCGCCTGTTCGATCGGTTGGCGGCGCGCTGGGGTATCGAGCCTCCGTCGGGCTTCGTCATCGCCGCTGGTATCGCCACCACCGCGCCCGCCGTTGCCAGCCTGCTGCGACGCATCGCCACACTGCCGCGCGGCAATGTCGTGTTCGCCGGGCTGGATCAGGAAATGGGCGAGGATGCATGGGATGCCATTGGCCCATTCCCCGCTGACCCGATCACCGGTCGCGCCCCTGCGGGACATGAAACACATCCCCAATATGCCTTGAAGCGCCTGCTCGACCGAATGAGCGCGACCCGCGAAGATGTCGCACTCTGGCGCTGGGGCAGCGAGCATGACGCTCGCGCCGTTCGTGGCCGCAATATTTCCAATGCGATGCTGCCTCCTCGCCTCACGAGCAGATGGCGTGACCTCAAGACCGCCGACCGCTCGCTGGGCGGTGTCGAAGCGTTGGAGGTGGCCACACCCGGCGAAGAAGCGCAGGCGATTGCGATTGCCCTGCGCGAAGCTATCGAGACACCGGGGCGCACCGCTGCTCTGGTGACGCCGGACCGTCAACTCGCTACCCGCGTTTCTGCTCATCTCGCTCGATGGGGGATAGCTGCCGATGATTCCGCGGGCGTGCCCTTATCTCGCCTGCCGCCCGGCACCTTGCTGATTGCGCTTGCTGAAGCGGTTGCAGAGCGCTTCGCGCCGGTCGCGCTGCTCACCCTGCTGAAACATCCGCTGGTCATGCGCGGTGAGGAGCGTTTGCCCTGGCTGGAGGGCGTGCGCGGGCTGGACCTGTTGCTACGCGGCCCGCGTCCTCCGGCAGGCCTTCAGGGCATCGATATGCTGTTGGCTGAGCGGGAGGGTGAGGATCGTCAGCGCAATCTGCGCGCCGCAGTGCTGCAATGGTGGCAGACTGCGCGCACATTGCTCCTTCCCCTGGAGCAGATATTGACGTCAGCTCCGAATTTTCTCACGCAGTTGGCAACAATCCGGGATCGGGCCGGGGCATTGACCGGCGATGCGGTCTGGGCCGGCGCGCAGGGCCGCGCGGCGGCAGATCTGTTTGCGGAAATGGAGCAAGCCGTCGCGGAAGGACCGCAGCAGGCTGATATCCGCTCGCTCCCCGTGCTTCTCGACCATCTGCTCGGTGGCGTGTCTGTCCGCCCGGTGCAGGGTGGCCATCCCCGCATTGCGATATTGGGCCTGATCGAGGCGCAACTGGTGCAGGCTGACGTCATGATTCTGGGCGGCCTTAACGAGGGCACATGGCCCGGCCTGCCGTCGCCCGACCCGTGGTTGGCTCCGCGCATAAGGCGTGAGCTTGGCCTTCCCGGATTGGAAAGCCGCATCGGTCGGGCGGCCCATGACTTTGCGAGCGCTCTGGGAGCGCCGCACGTTCTTATCACGCGGGCAAAAAGAGGGGCCAGCGGTCCTGCTGTCGCATCCCGCTTCTGGCTGCGGTTGAAGGCCATGGCTGGACCACAATGGAAAAGCGCTGATCGCTATGCCGCTCTCGCGCATGCGCTGGATCGCCCGGCCGTTCACAAGCCCAGCCGACGTCCCGCGCCAGTGCCACCCGCCTCCGTCCGGCCAAAGCTGATCCCGGTTACGGATGTCGATCGCTTGAAGGCTGACCCTTATGCTTTCTACGCCAAGCGCATCCTGCGGCTGAACCGGCTTGATCCGATCGACGCCGACGCGGGCCCGGCCTGGCGTGGTACGGCTGTGCATGAAATCCTCCAGCATTGGGCGGAGGCGGGACGCGATCCTGCCGACTTGGAAGCCCGTGCCCGCGCCATGTTCGACCGGCCCGATGTCCACCCGCTGCTCAAGGCTTTGTGGCAGCCCCGCCTGATCGAAGCGATCCGCTGGATCGCCGCAGAGGTCGCAGCCGATCAGGCTGCGGGCCGCACGATATTGGCAGTTGAAAGTGACGGCAGGGCGGATATCGCGGGCGTCACCCTGACCGGCAAGGCCGACCGGATAGACCGTATGCCGGACGGTTCCCTCGCCATCGTCGATTACAAGACCGGTAAACCGCCCAGCGCGAAGCAGGTGAGGGCAGGCTATTCCTTACAGCTGGGACTGCTTGGCCTGATCGCCGAACAGGGAGGATTCGCAGCGGTCGATGGCGACAGAAGGGCGGGATGTTTCGAATATTGGTCGCTCGCCAAAAAGAATGACGCTTTCGGCTATCGTGACAGCCCCGTCGATCCGATGGGCAAGCGAGACAAGATCGTCACGGCGGACTTCACCTCTTTCGTTCACGCCCGGTTTGAGGAGGTAGCAGCGGCCTATCTGACCGGTCAGGCGCCGTTTGACGCCCAAGTGAACCCCGAAGTCGCCAGCTATGGGGATTATGACCAGCTCATGCGGCTGGAAGAATGGTATGGGCGCGACGATGGCTAG
- the trxA gene encoding thioredoxin TrxA produces the protein MATKAVTDLSFQADVIDADKPVLVDFWAEWCGPCKMIGPALEEISEELADKVTIAKINIDENPEAPGKYGVRGIPTMILFKNGEAAATKVGAAPKSALKGWIESVL, from the coding sequence ATGGCTACCAAGGCAGTCACCGACCTCAGCTTTCAGGCGGACGTAATCGACGCCGACAAGCCCGTGCTCGTCGATTTCTGGGCGGAATGGTGTGGTCCGTGCAAGATGATCGGCCCCGCCTTGGAAGAGATTTCGGAAGAACTGGCCGACAAGGTCACCATTGCCAAGATCAACATTGACGAAAATCCCGAGGCGCCGGGTAAATATGGCGTGCGCGGCATTCCGACGATGATCCTGTTCAAAAACGGCGAAGCAGCGGCGACGAAGGTCGGCGCAGCTCCCAAGAGCGCGCTCAAGGGCTGGATCGAAAGCGTCCTTTAA
- the tsaE gene encoding tRNA (adenosine(37)-N6)-threonylcarbamoyltransferase complex ATPase subunit type 1 TsaE, whose product MLAFGRRLADTARIGDVIALEGGLGAGKTTLARGILEGLGLEGEAPSPSFAIVQPYDIPEVKLPVAHVDLYRLNHAEEAEELALDYYLMDSLLIVEWPERMGPDAWPDALRLHIDIEPDGARRLTARVPDAWTDRWSQI is encoded by the coding sequence ATGCTGGCGTTTGGCCGTCGCCTTGCGGATACGGCGCGCATCGGGGACGTCATCGCGCTCGAAGGCGGACTGGGCGCGGGCAAGACGACTCTGGCGCGCGGTATATTGGAAGGGTTGGGCCTGGAGGGCGAAGCGCCGAGTCCCAGTTTCGCCATCGTACAACCCTATGACATACCGGAGGTGAAGCTGCCGGTCGCCCATGTGGACCTCTATCGGTTGAACCATGCGGAAGAGGCAGAAGAACTCGCGCTTGACTATTATCTCATGGATAGCCTGCTGATCGTCGAATGGCCCGAGCGCATGGGACCGGATGCCTGGCCGGATGCGCTGCGGCTCCACATCGACATCGAACCCGATGGCGCACGCCGCTTGACAGCGCGCGTGCCTGACGCTTGGACGGATCGATGGTCGCAGATATGA
- a CDS encoding nucleotidyltransferase family protein, translated as MIDTAMLMAAGLGKRMRPLTATRPKPLVKVAGKPLMDHALARLAAGGIQKVVVNVHYLADTVEAHLHAQRDGMRVLISDERAKLLETGGGLIHARELLGDKPFFCANSDNLWIDGPQETLGMMQRLWNPDRMDALLLLVPLARAHCHTGPGDFHMDASGRLSRRKPAHIAPFVFTGVQILSPSLLVDPPSDVFSTNIFWNRAIEAGRLYGVSHQGLWFDVGTPRAIPVVESMLAHG; from the coding sequence ATGATCGACACGGCAATGTTGATGGCGGCAGGCCTGGGCAAGCGGATGCGTCCACTCACGGCTACCCGGCCAAAGCCGCTGGTCAAGGTCGCGGGCAAGCCCTTGATGGATCATGCGCTCGCCCGGCTGGCCGCCGGGGGCATCCAGAAAGTCGTGGTGAACGTCCATTATCTGGCTGACACGGTGGAGGCGCATTTACACGCCCAGCGCGACGGTATGCGGGTCCTGATATCCGACGAGCGAGCCAAGCTGCTGGAAACCGGCGGTGGCCTGATACATGCCCGTGAACTGCTGGGTGACAAGCCATTCTTCTGCGCTAACAGCGACAATCTGTGGATTGACGGGCCGCAGGAGACCCTGGGCATGATGCAGCGTCTTTGGAATCCCGACAGAATGGATGCGCTGTTGTTGCTCGTGCCGCTCGCCAGGGCGCATTGCCACACAGGCCCCGGCGATTTTCACATGGACGCGTCGGGACGGCTTAGCCGCCGAAAGCCCGCGCATATTGCGCCCTTCGTATTCACGGGCGTACAGATCCTCTCGCCCAGCCTGCTGGTCGATCCGCCATCTGATGTATTTTCGACCAACATTTTCTGGAACCGGGCTATAGAGGCGGGGCGCCTGTATGGCGTTTCACATCAGGGCCTCTGGTTCGATGTCGGCACGCCACGCGCGATCCCGGTCGTGGAGTCTATGCTTGCTCATGGGTGA
- the addA gene encoding double-strand break repair helicase AddA, producing the protein MGATMARKSNALQPLAGAQALAAAPDAHVWLSASAGTGKTHVLTARVFRLLLQGVRPENILCLTFTKAGAAEMADRIHDRLAAWVQMEEAELFNDLEALHEESGPEARNRARRLFAEVLESTGGGLRIQTIHGFCQQLLTAFPLEADLPPGFRPLDQREQATLARQTLADLVVRAQEQGDERLMEALQAISLRLGEGGAEQFLLRCASHLPALEQLPDDIAIWLYRELDLPEGDISAHIASQCDDALFDMRTLAWIAQANADWGTSRALERCDRIARWGALDGSGRAETLEDLHAAWAKKADGDIISAKGYVPPVDGYGEASARLHARCAELLSLKSLAAYADLLGQALHAGRAYARANGEAKQLAGAVDFNDLIARTAELLSQPGIADWIRYKLDQRIDHIMVDEAQDTNVSQWQIVGALAAEFFAGEGAKGDRVRTIFTVGDFKQAIFGFQGTSPQAFAAAQILFQRHAQDADHPFHDLSLERSFRSTPAVLDVVDHTIATLNAERLGLPQGAVRHISANRFPGEVLLWKPAIAGLSDDAEGEEDWAADQERLLAQNIARQIRQWIDDGMMLESRGRSITAGDIMILVRRRSELARLIVARLYEEGVAVAGIDRLRLNAPLAVRDLLAALRFAVQPEDDLNLASLLVSPLIGWSQDDLMMRAMGRRTGLWQHLTRTLNDDLLAPLRTLLGRADLTTPYRYLEAILSGPMDGRRHLIERLGIEAADPIEELLNAALAFETDDHPSLQRFVDWFDRGEVEIVRDAAAQGDSLRLLTVHGAKGLQAPVVILADACLDPDAGTRADSLEWNGLPIPAPRKTERLGPIGRVLEEARAAEREEHWRLLYVALTRAEERLIVTGSLGPRARGMPQPESWFSAVENALIALGAEWEDDPLWGARRCWRGSEELTARPPETVTAGEKADFSEPVWLRQPAPEEARPPRPLAPSAPVEDDVPYPPPTPAMRAASERGRWLHALFERLPDVPPDQRRERADRWLEQQGAVDASVRHDVIVQALRVIEDSHFAPLFAPGALAEAPVAAVVGEVVVAGTVDRLCVSPDHVRVIDFKTGRIAPLTVDDVPVAHIRQMAAYTAALQVIFPGRRIEAGLLYTSAPRLIALPDDLLAAHKPGFYPAQENLPPSPVETDASPS; encoded by the coding sequence ATGGGCGCGACGATGGCTAGGAAATCCAACGCCCTGCAGCCGCTTGCCGGTGCGCAGGCGCTTGCCGCGGCGCCAGACGCCCATGTCTGGTTGTCGGCGTCCGCCGGGACGGGCAAGACCCATGTGCTCACCGCGCGCGTGTTTCGCCTACTGCTTCAGGGTGTGCGGCCGGAAAATATCCTCTGCCTCACCTTCACCAAGGCCGGGGCGGCGGAAATGGCCGACCGAATCCACGATCGTCTTGCTGCCTGGGTCCAGATGGAGGAGGCCGAACTCTTCAACGACTTGGAGGCGCTTCACGAGGAGTCGGGGCCCGAAGCCCGCAATCGCGCTCGCCGTCTCTTTGCCGAGGTGCTGGAATCCACAGGTGGCGGGCTGCGTATCCAGACCATCCATGGCTTTTGCCAGCAACTGCTGACCGCTTTCCCGCTGGAAGCCGACCTGCCGCCCGGCTTTCGCCCCCTCGACCAGCGCGAGCAGGCGACGCTGGCTCGCCAGACGCTCGCCGACTTGGTCGTGCGTGCGCAGGAACAGGGCGACGAGCGTCTGATGGAGGCGCTTCAGGCGATCAGCCTGCGCCTGGGCGAAGGCGGAGCGGAGCAATTCCTGTTGCGCTGCGCATCGCACCTCCCGGCGCTTGAACAACTGCCTGACGACATCGCCATCTGGCTCTACCGCGAACTTGACCTGCCCGAAGGCGACATCAGCGCCCATATCGCCAGTCAGTGCGATGACGCCCTCTTCGACATGCGGACGCTGGCCTGGATCGCGCAGGCAAACGCGGATTGGGGCACGAGCAGGGCGCTCGAACGCTGCGACCGCATTGCCCGGTGGGGCGCGCTAGACGGCTCCGGGCGGGCGGAGACGTTGGAGGATTTGCACGCCGCATGGGCGAAGAAGGCGGACGGCGACATCATCTCCGCCAAGGGCTATGTTCCGCCTGTCGATGGCTATGGCGAAGCAAGCGCCAGGCTTCATGCCCGCTGCGCCGAACTGTTGAGCCTCAAGTCGCTTGCCGCCTATGCCGACCTTCTCGGACAGGCGCTCCATGCAGGGCGCGCTTATGCAAGGGCCAATGGCGAAGCGAAACAACTCGCTGGCGCGGTGGACTTCAACGACCTTATCGCCCGTACCGCAGAGCTTTTGTCGCAGCCGGGCATCGCCGACTGGATTCGCTACAAGCTCGATCAGCGGATCGATCACATCATGGTCGATGAAGCGCAGGACACCAATGTCAGCCAGTGGCAGATCGTAGGGGCGCTGGCCGCCGAATTCTTCGCGGGTGAAGGTGCAAAGGGCGATCGCGTCCGCACGATTTTCACCGTCGGTGATTTCAAGCAGGCCATCTTCGGCTTTCAGGGCACCAGCCCGCAAGCCTTCGCCGCTGCGCAGATCCTGTTCCAGCGCCACGCACAGGATGCAGACCATCCCTTTCACGACCTTTCGCTGGAACGCAGCTTTCGCTCAACCCCTGCCGTACTCGATGTGGTCGATCATACTATCGCGACCCTTAACGCCGAGCGGCTGGGCCTTCCTCAAGGCGCGGTCCGGCATATCAGCGCCAATCGCTTTCCCGGCGAAGTTCTGCTGTGGAAGCCCGCCATCGCCGGCCTGTCGGACGATGCGGAAGGGGAGGAGGATTGGGCCGCAGATCAGGAGCGGCTGCTTGCGCAGAATATCGCCCGTCAGATCCGCCAGTGGATCGACGACGGCATGATGCTCGAAAGCCGGGGTCGTTCGATCACTGCCGGTGACATCATGATCCTGGTGCGCCGCCGCAGCGAACTCGCACGGCTGATCGTCGCGCGTCTCTATGAAGAGGGGGTGGCCGTCGCCGGGATCGACCGCCTGCGGCTGAATGCGCCACTCGCAGTGCGCGACCTGCTCGCCGCTTTGCGCTTTGCTGTGCAGCCGGAAGATGATCTGAACCTCGCCTCGCTGCTGGTTTCGCCCCTGATCGGATGGTCACAGGACGATCTGATGATGCGCGCCATGGGCCGCCGCACAGGGCTGTGGCAGCATCTCACCCGTACGCTGAACGATGATCTGCTTGCCCCGCTGCGGACATTGCTGGGCCGCGCGGACCTGACGACACCGTATCGCTATCTCGAAGCGATCCTGTCTGGTCCCATGGACGGACGCCGCCATTTGATCGAGCGGCTGGGCATAGAGGCTGCGGACCCGATCGAGGAGTTGCTGAATGCGGCGCTGGCATTCGAAACGGACGATCATCCCTCCTTGCAGCGCTTCGTCGATTGGTTCGATCGAGGTGAGGTGGAAATAGTTCGCGACGCCGCGGCCCAGGGTGATTCGCTTCGGCTGCTGACGGTTCATGGCGCAAAGGGTTTGCAGGCGCCGGTCGTCATCCTGGCCGACGCCTGTCTTGATCCCGACGCCGGAACGCGCGCCGACTCGCTCGAATGGAATGGCCTGCCGATCCCCGCACCGCGCAAGACCGAACGGCTTGGCCCGATCGGCCGCGTTCTGGAGGAAGCCCGGGCCGCCGAGCGGGAGGAGCATTGGCGGTTGCTCTACGTCGCGCTGACCCGCGCCGAGGAAAGGCTGATCGTCACCGGTTCTCTCGGTCCCCGCGCCAGGGGCATGCCGCAGCCCGAAAGCTGGTTCAGCGCGGTCGAAAATGCGCTCATCGCGCTGGGCGCGGAGTGGGAGGATGACCCGCTCTGGGGTGCACGGCGATGCTGGCGTGGCAGCGAAGAGTTGACTGCGCGCCCGCCCGAGACCGTCACTGCTGGTGAAAAAGCGGACTTTTCCGAACCGGTCTGGCTGCGCCAACCCGCGCCCGAGGAAGCACGGCCGCCTAGACCTCTCGCACCATCCGCGCCGGTGGAGGATGATGTGCCCTATCCGCCGCCTACGCCCGCGATGCGCGCGGCCAGCGAGCGGGGGCGCTGGCTCCACGCCTTGTTCGAACGACTGCCGGATGTGCCACCAGACCAGCGGCGGGAGCGCGCGGATCGCTGGCTTGAACAACAGGGCGCAGTGGATGCATCGGTGCGCCATGACGTCATCGTACAGGCGCTGCGCGTGATAGAGGACAGCCATTTTGCGCCTCTGTTCGCGCCGGGGGCTTTGGCTGAAGCCCCCGTCGCAGCGGTCGTTGGAGAAGTGGTGGTGGCAGGAACGGTGGACCGGCTATGTGTTTCGCCGGACCATGTGCGGGTGATCGACTTCAAGACCGGGCGCATCGCGCCGCTTACGGTCGATGACGTGCCGGTCGCCCACATACGGCAAATGGCCGCCTACACTGCTGCACTTCAGGTCATTTTCCCCGGACGCCGGATTGAGGCAGGGCTGCTTTATACGAGTGCGCCCCGGCTGATCGCGCTTCCAGACGATCTTCTCGCCGCACACAAGCCGGGCTTCTACCCCGCGCAGGAGAATTTGCCGCCTTCACCCGTTGAGACGGATGCGTCACCATCCTAG
- a CDS encoding aminoglycoside phosphotransferase family protein — protein sequence MIPPAAAPAFLAQAGWGSAAVVPLAGDASFRRYFRVVDGHRRAVLMDAPPPHEDPRPFIAVAEHLVGQGFAAPTILARDLDQGLVLIEDFGDLRLKEHLDENPAEEVEVYTRAVALLADLHRMPAADVPPYDREVYQREAGLLTEWYCPVVGLPVDAESYIRAWDAVLPIVEHSASPVVTVLRDYHAENVMLIDRPQARGLGLLDFQDALAGHPAYDLVSLLQDARRDVSPAVEAAMLDHYRTLANPPADFDAAYAVLGAQRNAKIIGIFTRLWKRDGKPRYLSYLPRMWGLLERDLAHPALAPVADWFDAYIPAEMRHAALKDQAPA from the coding sequence ATGATCCCGCCCGCCGCTGCTCCCGCTTTCCTCGCGCAAGCGGGGTGGGGCAGTGCTGCGGTTGTTCCGCTGGCGGGTGACGCCTCTTTCCGCCGCTATTTCCGCGTTGTCGATGGCCACCGCCGCGCAGTGCTGATGGACGCGCCGCCACCGCATGAGGATCCGCGCCCCTTCATCGCCGTTGCCGAGCATCTGGTCGGACAGGGGTTTGCAGCGCCGACCATCCTGGCCCGTGATCTCGATCAGGGACTGGTGCTGATCGAGGATTTCGGTGATCTGCGGCTCAAGGAGCATCTCGACGAAAACCCTGCCGAAGAAGTTGAGGTCTATACGCGCGCCGTCGCGTTGCTCGCCGATCTTCATCGAATGCCTGCCGCTGATGTGCCGCCTTATGACCGGGAGGTTTATCAGCGAGAGGCTGGCCTGCTCACCGAATGGTATTGCCCGGTCGTTGGTCTGCCAGTGGATGCGGAGTCTTATATTCGCGCTTGGGACGCCGTGCTGCCGATCGTCGAGCATTCCGCCAGTCCCGTTGTCACAGTGCTACGCGATTACCACGCTGAAAATGTCATGCTGATTGACCGGCCTCAGGCGCGAGGGCTCGGCCTCCTTGATTTTCAGGACGCATTGGCAGGCCATCCCGCCTATGATCTCGTGTCATTGCTTCAGGACGCACGGCGTGATGTCTCACCCGCCGTGGAAGCCGCAATGCTCGACCATTATCGCACGCTGGCCAATCCGCCAGCCGACTTTGACGCCGCCTATGCGGTGCTGGGCGCGCAACGCAATGCGAAGATCATCGGGATTTTCACTCGCCTTTGGAAGAGGGACGGAAAGCCCCGTTACCTGTCCTACCTGCCCCGCATGTGGGGATTGTTGGAGCGGGACCTGGCGCATCCTGCCCTTGCACCGGTAGCTGACTGGTTCGACGCCTATATCCCGGCAGAGATGCGGCATGCAGCCCTTAAGGATCAGGCTCCGGCATGA